The genome window TGATTTAAATGGCTTTCAGATGAGTAGAAGAGAAACCTATGATAAGATACCTTTGCAGGGAAATTATTACCCGATGCCTGCTCTTGCGTTTATGCAGGGTTCTAAAGGTCAGCGTTTTTCTGTTCATACACGTCAGTCATTGGGTGTGGCTAGTCTTAAAAATGGGTGGTTGGAGATTATGCTTGACCGTCGATTGACAAGAGATGATGGGCGTGGTCTTGGGCAAGGAGTGTTGGATAACCATCCGATGAATGTTGTGTTCCACATTCTTCTTGAATCAAACATTTCCACCTCAAATCCTACTTCAGACCCTCATCCTTTAAATCCATCTCTTCTCTCTCACCGTGTTGGTTCCCACTTGAATTACCCATTAAATGCATTTATTGCCAAGAAACCACAGGAAGTCTCTGTGCAGCCGCCGCCAAGATTTTTTTCTCCTTTGACAGCCTCTTTGCCATGTGACTTGCATATTGTAAGCTTTAAGGTTCCTCAGCCAATAAAATATTCTCAGCAGCTTTTTGAAGACCCAAGATTTGCTATAATTTTTCAAAGACAACAATGGGATACTTCATATTGCCGAACAGCCAGGTCAGATTGTGTAAGTGTCGCTGATGAACCTGTAAATCTGTTTAACATGTTCAAGGGGCTTGTTGTCCTAAATGCAAAAGCGACATCCTTAAATCTTTTGCATGAAGATACAGAGATGCTTGGGTACGGTGAACAATCAGAAGATATTGCTCAAGACGGGCATGTTCTTATTGCCCCGATGGAGTTACAGGCTTACAAATTAGATTTACGACCCAATCAATGACTACAAAGCGTCGGGTGTCTGTTATTTTAGCCCCAATGACTTGGTTTTGCATTGTCCAAATTAGAGGAGAATCGACATATATTGCAACAGTGTGTAGTTGTGTTTGCCAGATGCCGAGTAAGGTATTGACGTGTTCCATTTAAGTTGAAGGGGCACACTGTGGGTGCAAAACCCTCCACAATCTCACTTGAGGAAATTTTGTTGCTGTTTTGAACCTAGAAAGATGGGAAGGCCATTTATGTTTAAAGCTCCTCTTTTATACAGTTCTCTGGTGTACGCCTTCCCTCAATGGTAAAATCTATACTAGTAGAAAACATAATTGGTTGACAAATCCTTCAGATCACAATATACCAATGTATTGTTAACATTTAGATAAATAATGTCTAGTGGTCAATAGGATACTTTTTTCCCTCCATGGAGGATGTATTACCACATGTGAGTTGCAACTGAAATAGCTGTATGAAGTTCTTGTCAATCTTTTAACGGGATTCAGGAAATGTCAATCCTGGTGAGATTACATTCTGGAAATGATTTAGTTTTAGCTTGCAATTAAATTGTTAGTCCTGAGGTCGAGATTCAGTTCCCTCTCTGTTTACCTCTTGCCATGGGTTCATTTCATAGCATGCCGAGTGGATATTTGCTCTTAAGCCTAATAATTCTGCCATTTGATGAATGTAGCACTTGGTTTTCGTTGCAGACTGCAGTAGCTGTTTTGAGGTTTGATTATGAAACATAAATCTGCGAGTTATTAAAGTGCTCGGCTCAAGCACCGATATGGCAATATCTTTGCTTTAAATGGCTAGAgtatctaatttttattttattttgctacTTTACTTTAAATGTATCCGTTGCTCTTTATGTAAGAGTGCTTTTCTGTCTCTGATTGTCGTTACGCGGAGGATACCTGAGTATATTCCTCCAATACATTATCCTCTATCTATTTGCCTTTAAGAATTAGCGCACAAAGTACAAAATGTTGTTCGTACTAAATTCTACAATTGGACATCACTTGAGGCAAAAATTTAATCTActgtttttttcttaatataacTTGATGCTTATTATCCTAAATTAGAtggaaatatttaatatataagatCCCAGAGTCTGATCCCAAAACTAAAACCAGGtttaaccaattattctttttattttggtCGTGTTTCAGTAGTTTTGAAGGGGATTAAGGAAAAAGAATGACTTTAGCTACAACTTACATCAGAAATGTAAAATCGTGAAGAAAGTGGCTTGCTATACGGCACAGCAACGAGTGCATTCCTTTTCCCTGAAACATGCAATCAGTAACATTACTGCATTAACCAGTTGCTCAATCCTTAAGTTTTGTTCACTTTGAGAATATAACAAGAGAAgattgaaatgaaaaattatcaaatattatggagaatgaaaaatatatgaGAAAATAGTGAATAAATACGGGTGAGTGTAAATTTTTAATGACCAAGATCATATGAAAAAGTGACgagcaatttttaaaaaaaatttgggttagatttttaattcaaatagtTTGAAATAGAATAATTAAACGacgaatgaaaattatatacaattttttcaaTCACTCTCAATTTAAACTACTCTCTCCATCTCATATTATATGTCTTGTTTTGACTATTGAAAAATCAAGTTAACTAAACTTTGATCACAAATTACACGTACTATCCaatttaaaaagattaaaaagtttattttattagaaagtATACCTAATCCCCTTCAATATCCATTTTTCAGattcttaaaataattaatagattttctttaattaatGATCAAAGTTTGATCAGATTGATCTCTTAATAGTCAAAACATGACACAtaatatgagatggagggaatacaattctttttttcatTTGCCCCATACTCTGTTTCATCAAAGTGAGCACCTCCTTGCTTAACTAAGCTAAACAAAATTCTCCTTATCTAAGCTCTCCAAAACGTATACAAAAAAATTTCTGTTATCAACTCCTTCAGTATACAGAGTCCAATCAATTTGGCTAAATTTTAGCAAAATATAAAGCTTCAAACTAGAAGCCAAGTGTAcagatataataattatacaaattGGTTTAAATGCCATTCACGTATCAATGTATCATCTCTAATTTCTGCCTCTTTAGCTGGTTCTAGTTGATGCTAAATAACGAGTTCTTGCATGTCATGCTACTGTCTTCGAAGATCCTCTAAGAACTGTTTATGTTCCGTGATGATAAAGACCCACATAAAGTGGCCGTTTGTAGCATTACGTTCAGTGTCAGCTGATCCCATTCGGTTCTAAAACAATGAACATCCAACTTTAAAGCCTCTCAACTCTTTATGAAGTTGCTTTCTATAAAGACAAATGTATTTATCTATCTATCCTTCACACTTTCTACTTGTATAGTTAGATCCTTAATTCCTGCTTCATGCAATACATCTGATACCTGTGCCTTGGCTGTATCCTTGTCTGTTTCAGTTGAAACGTGAAGACGGACAGTCCCCACAACATCATCGTTGGTAAAACTCCAGATATGCAATTTTTGAATGCCACGAACTCCCTTCATATTTACAACGTCCCTTATGGCTTCTTTAAGATCATGTTCATGCACTTTAGGGATTCTTTGCAGCAGTATTTCAGCAGAGTTCCTAAGCAATGGTATCACAGAAGATACTATCATTACGGATATAAATATTGAGCAGATAGGATCTGAAGCAAGCCATCCCTTGTACTTTATTAGAAGAGTTGATATAACCACCCCGACACTTCCCAAGGTGTCAGCCAACACATGCAAGAAAATGCCTTCCATGTTGTGGTCAATATGGCGATGTTGGTGCTTCTGTGTTGTCTCTTTTTTAGGTTCTATATTTTCTAAACCAATATTATGAGGATTCCCCAAGGCACCATTTTGAACGGAGTCATTTACAGAGAAGCTTCCGTGTACATTAGTGTCGTGATGATCATGGTGCTCATGCTGGTGCTGTCGACAGTCATGGTGCTCATGCTGATGGTGTTGGTGATGACCATGGTGCTCATGCTGATGGTGGTGGTGATCCTCATGGTGCTCATGCTGGTGATGTTGATGATCCTCATGGTGCTCATGCTGGTGATGTTGATGATCCTCATGGTGGTCATGGTGGTGAACATGATTGTGGCTATGGTCATTATGGTGGTGACTGTGATCATCATGATGCTCATGGTCATTATGGTCATGATGAATTGTATGGCCGTTAGAGTGGTGGTTCCCATCACCATGAACGTGATTATTGTCACCATTGGAAGTATGGCCTGATTTCTTATGGCTCTCATGCAGTACATTCTCTTCTACTATTCTGTGAACACTCTGATTATTTTCAACATGGTTATGTGAGTGATGGTGATGGGAGGAGTGGGAGTGGGAGTGGGAGCATGATGCAGATCCACCATGGGCATGATGATGCTCCTCATggaaaaatattaaaccaaccatATTTACAAGAAGACCTCCAATGGAAACTGTCAATAAACTACTAGTTGAAATTTCTTGAGGGTCCAAGATCCTCTCACAAGACTCCACCACAATCAAAGCCCCAACTAAAACCAAGAAAACAGCATTAACATATCCTGATAGAATCTCAAATCTTCCCCGTCCATAGTTAAATTGACTGTTTGCTGGCAACCGTGATATATATGAAGCATACAACCCAATCGCCAGTGCTGCACAATCGAATAACATGTGACATGCATCTGATATCAATCCAAGACTATTGCTCATGAACCCAACAACAAACTCCACAACCATATAACCGGTGTTGATCAAAAGAAAAAGTGCAATCTTACGTGATTTTCTCTCACTCCATATATGCCGGATGGGCTTCATTATAGAGGTAGTAAGTGATTCAGAAGACTCCAATCCTAATTCAGTATATTTCGAGTAGAGAGGGTTTAATCCCTTGACAGCAATTCCAACCAACAAACCGCAAATCAACAAACCAAAAAGAGAAAGCTCCGAATAATAAAACAATTCCAAAACAATCGTACATATAAACGTTACAACAAACTCTCCCTGGAAATCTTTGGAACTCACTACCTTATCATCAGTATAGTTCTCACTCAAAAGCACTCCGAATACTACAGTATTTGCCAAAGGCCATCCTAAATCTCCAACTAAGATACTATCTCCCTCTACCTCAAACACAAACATACTAATAACCGCAGGAACAAAAAGCACAACTGTCGTGAAAAACAATGAAACCAATCGAAGCTGTTTCCGACTTAATTCCCTAACATTCCCCCAATTCATCGCAACTCTTTCATAACACCCCAAAAATCCACATAAAAAAGGCAACAACATAGGCCAAATCCTAATACAATTATCATTTGGCATAAACGAAAACCCATACTTTTCCACATTTACTGAAGAAAAAGGAAAACATTCAATTCTATCCCAACTAATAGATAACAAAAACAACCCACAAAACAACGCAATAAACCCACGAATATTACCCGTCCCAACCGCAGTTCGAGCTCCAAAGTTCCGATCTTTACCCTCTGCAACAAATCTTGCAACCACATTCCCCGACATTTCCGCAAGAATCAAAGCAGCAGTACCACAATACTTGAGAGCCTGGAACCTAAGCAGAAAAACAACAGCAAGAACCAATGACTTAGCAAACAAAAATCTGAGCTGTGATTGGTTGATTTTGGGGAGAGAAAAGACGGAATTCAAAGAGAAGAGGAGAGAGAGtaggagagagaggagagagacgAGAAAAGAGAAggggaagagagagaaagaagaaggggAGGATTTAATAAAAGGGAGGAGAGAGTAGAGAGAACGCAGAGAGAAGAGGAGGAAGAAAAGTGAagaaagatttgattttttagAGGAAGTGCGGCGGTATTTGGACGGAGTAGGGGTGGGAGTGGTGGGTGGGTAAAGTGGGTATTGTGATTTTGGGGTGGTGGGGAAAATGGGAGTGGTGGCGCGTGGGGGAAGTGAGATTCGATTGGGGCGttgatggtggtggtggttatgatCAGCCATGGGGTTCTTGAAATTGTTTAGAGTGAAAATGGACTCAAGAGGAATCGTATGATTCAAGTGAACAAGTTTTTATTAAGATCCGATTTGTCTTGTTGGGTTTCGGGTTGTAGAAAAGACCAGACCGAAGACTTGTCAAGGCTTGATTGGTGTTGGTTTGTAATgacaaatttatgtattttttgctTGACTTAATAGGTTGACTGACCAACTGATGGGCAATGTGATATTGATAAGCAGCCATAGGACGCGTAGAATTTTGGAATGGTCATTTGATTGGGCTTGCCATACATGGCGATGGCCTGTATTACTCTATCTAATTTTGGCTGGGCTTCGGTCTTTTCTTTCACTCGTGGTATCAACAGATACATGGGTGTCCGCCCGCGCCACATAAGATAAACCAAACATATTCGGTATATGATAGAGAATAAAATATACGTAGACAATGTCTCTGCTTTTAAAAGAGACGGTTTCTGTGAAAATTCCCAACTTAgtgcacaacaaataaaatagtgGGTGATACGATATTAATATAGTATTTTGGCCCAAAACCTTCTTCACATTAGACTTACCTAAACAATCCCGATCGTCGGTGATGGTTGACGTAGCGAAGTCGGTAGAGTAAACGAATGGAGAAATCAAAAATCACAAATAACAAGATTGAAGGCGTGGGAGAATAGAGAGATTGACAAACCAAATCGGAGTATAAAACCTTGAAATCCTACAACCATctgaaaaaagataaaaaaaaactggATAATAATCACCATTGCACATTTTCTTTAACTAGTTGGATTGACTTATGATTCTGAGGCCTACAACTACAGGATTATATGCATTCTCCCAGTTTTGCAGGGCGGTTCTAGGATTGACATTTATTCCTACATTGAGCGTAAGTGGGTTGAGGTATGAGCTGTTTCCTTTTCGCCTGCAGTGGGTAGGAATTGTAAATGCGTAGTTAAAGGGCATCCGTATTGGATATGGAAGGATAAGTAGCTAGGAAAGCTTCTGGCTATTGCTAGGGTCAGAGATTTAGGTATCCACAAGGCATCGACGAAAGATTTTGTCATCTTCTAAACATGAAAGATTCTGTTACAGTTTTAGTTGAAATCCCCAACAAAGATTCAACTGGATTCTTGATCGACTTGTATGTGATGCAAACGGATGGTAACTGGATGATGTTACATAACTGATTAATTGGAATAAATATAGGgggaaaataatatttatattatataaatcttTACCGTTTCACAACATAAATAAGTCTGGCAATTCATAATATagggaaaaaataatattaattcttCCTTTATATTACGATGAACTGGATTATGCTTATTTTTTGGAATGTTGACAGTAGTAAATTTAATGATGATTGAATTTAACTGCAGATGGCTTTCAAGTGTTACAATAAAGCTTGTAACAACTCATTTTTGACATCAAAGAAGTTTGTGAATAAGTCTGCCATGAATGCACATAATCGCGACAAGCACCATGATTTGCAGATGAAGGGAGCCACTGAATGTGGCCACTGCGGAACCCTGTTTTGCTCCCAGAGTGAGAAAATCGAGCACTTTGGATTCAACGGATGTCCTGAAGCCTGAAGCAAATATCACGTAAAAAATAAGCTGATGAAACTGATAtaaaggaacggagggagtaacatagaaaacaaaaaattaatattcatattatgtaattttttaccgtttcacgacattatgtaattaaaattaagGACAAAAATTTAAGGCCTCTTGCCCTTGTCAAGATCCGCCTCTGATGAGGACCAGGAGTGAAGCTGTAAAGAGGACAGTAGTCTGCTATTTCAATTTGCTTTAGTATCATCTGCCGTGAAACTGGATTTGAAACTGGTTATGTGGATTTCAGTTTGTCAAAACTTAGGTTTGTATGCAAACTTGACTTGGAGAAATGTTGGACCAAAGTTAACTTCTTGGATTTAGTAAGCTTTTGTTATCCGCAATATCTAACCTTGATTGATGAATAAAAGCCATTACATGAGACTTTTGACCCCCTATTACAGAGTGCCGGGATAGTTAAATTCATTAGTTAAAAACTGCTTAGATTTGGAAATAACTGTCTagttgtgaattttttttttttaaaaaaacgatATTTTCCGGATGGAAAAATTATATAGTTACATATAGAGCTGTAAACGAACTGAACAAAACGAACTCGAACAAAACTTTAATGAACCGAACATTGTTTGGTAATCTTGTCGGAAAAAATTTCTTGTTCAAACTCGAGTTCGTTAAGTAATTTTGGATATTATCTCGAACCCAGGAACTTGCTCCGGCAGCAGCTTGAAGTGATTGAAGCTGCGGGTTTGGCACGTCAAGCATGAGCTCTATGTTTGATcctccaaaagcttgaagtGCTGGCTGAACTGGATCGTAAAACCTCATTATTCTATTACTATTGGCCGTGAACAAACTAACTGTTGCCTGTGCATTCGGTAAATTATTTCCATGTCTCCCCTGACACACCTTCAGATTGTGCTCCTGTAATTAAAAATGCATGCAAGTGATTAGTACTTTCCGAAAATTTCATCGGCATCAATTTGCTTATTCTGAAAGTTAATATGAaaaatgatatgttttatttaataaaatcattatgttattttatgatttctaaaaagatgaaataaatattcaaatataaatttgttagcTGTTATCTTTAGTAATAGATAAATGTTGAGTATAACGTTAATTAGAGTTTTTGTAGGTTTAgtaataactagttgagaagccgcgcgttgcggcggcttataaaaaattatataaatgatttaatattaatatttgtttttaataccgtataaacagccttcacttatcgttgaagaagaacgacaccaccgagttagaaatcgagcaagagaactctCACCAGAGagaacagagcgatgtgagaggcgccaccaacacgcccctcgcttctcctttaaaaatcgagcaagagaactatcaccaaagATATTGAgagatattgagagagaggaggttgtgtttagatgatccaaaaccctacaatctatagggatatttataggtgcagagagacttgtgtgctactctttcccataattaaataatctgaaataaaaccatattaaaactttcaagttactatattccataaataatctgtctttcccataatcaaataatctgaaacaaaatcagattaaaactttcaagctgctatattccataaataatttgaaacaaaatcagattctgaaacttgcttccaatatatccgaaactaaaaaaggtagttctaatttttgatatttttcatctgaaaaatccagaaaattggaaaaatagaacggagcgatgtgagaggcgccatctacacgcccctcgcttctcctttatataagtatattgattaacTTGATTCCCTATTGTGTAATCCATCCATGTcgagttttcttaatttacatTGTCAATACACTAACCGTCACCAATCCAACGGAACCTGTGTACACAACAGCGTCATTTTGTCAAACAGGTGCAGGTGCAGGCATGTCAAAGATAAAACAGAAGTGTGTGCAATTTACATCAGAGAATcactaatatttgttttgtataaTATCACCTACCTAGGATTCATCCTGAATCTATTAGAGTCTCATCGGTATATTTGGACAAGCTCTTGACAACCTTAGaccaagtccaataggttactcatatgatgtcctaaactcacatttaagtaatgtgtcaaaaaaatgcactccaacactatcctagtgttatcctaaatcactagcacaaccttaattctcctagccattacttatttaatatttatgaataagatAATcatctctccttctttctttgtctattcTCTCTTTTCCCTcgtctctctcaaatttattattaaaataatcttaggagaacaaatatagggattactattggagttgacactaaaaatagattacctaaatcactaagacatactagcactcattattttatattatttataaataataggaTAGGTAacttattggacttgctcttaattgTCAAAATTTGCCCCACGGTCTCACCTTAATCTTACTTGGTCCACTTATATCACATCTAGACCCACTTCCATGGTTCCATGGTGTCCCAAAACTCTCCCTTTCTGATTCCATCCGTTATATTTTACTCGTTTGCAGTAGAGTGAAACCCATACatgtatgtattatataacatttttgataaaatattatatttataattaaatatatacgtttcagatttaagttagaaatttttattatgcaatttgatataaataattagagttaagttccatgtagtccacatatttaccgtagtaccgtagaccacgtatgttctgcaactatataatggtataaaaatattgcaaaatgtatgaaacttattattttgtgaaatacattctataaatatcactagttcataaaaaatattgaaaatcatttatgttcgacaagtagaacacatatgttctgtaatatgtaaatatgttctgcaaacttaacatgttttgtagaagaatgtgtttttcactatttaacttgtagaatgtttaggattgtcaaaatttttaacaaaataatgatgtttatagaa of Daucus carota subsp. sativus chromosome 3, DH1 v3.0, whole genome shotgun sequence contains these proteins:
- the LOC108210401 gene encoding uncharacterized protein LOC108210401, translating into MADHNHHHHQRPNRISLPPRATTPIFPTTPKSQYPLYPPTTPTPTPSKYRRTSSKKSNLSSLFFLLFSLRSLYSLLPFIKSSPSSFSLFPFSFLVSLLSLLLSLLFSLNSVFSLPKINQSQLRFLFAKSLVLAVVFLLRFQALKYCGTAALILAEMSGNVVARFVAEGKDRNFGARTAVGTGNIRGFIALFCGLFLLSISWDRIECFPFSSVNVEKYGFSFMPNDNCIRIWPMLLPFLCGFLGCYERVAMNWGNVRELSRKQLRLVSLFFTTVVLFVPAVISMFVFEVEGDSILVGDLGWPLANTVVFGVLLSENYTDDKVVSSKDFQGEFVVTFICTIVLELFYYSELSLFGLLICGLLVGIAVKGLNPLYSKYTELGLESSESLTTSIMKPIRHIWSERKSRKIALFLLINTGYMVVEFVVGFMSNSLGLISDACHMLFDCAALAIGLYASYISRLPANSQFNYGRGRFEILSGYVNAVFLVLVGALIVVESCERILDPQEISTSSLLTVSIGGLLVNMVGLIFFHEEHHHAHGGSASCSHSHSHSSHHHHSHNHVENNQSVHRIVEENVLHESHKKSGHTSNGDNNHVHGDGNHHSNGHTIHHDHNDHEHHDDHSHHHNDHSHNHVHHHDHHEDHQHHQHEHHEDHQHHQHEHHEDHHHHQHEHHGHHQHHQHEHHDCRQHQHEHHDHHDTNVHGSFSVNDSVQNGALGNPHNIGLENIEPKKETTQKHQHRHIDHNMEGIFLHVLADTLGSVGVVISTLLIKYKGWLASDPICSIFISVMIVSSVIPLLRNSAEILLQRIPKVHEHDLKEAIRDVVNMKGVRGIQKLHIWSFTNDDVVGTVRLHVSTETDKDTAKAQVSDVLHEAGIKDLTIQVESVKDR